The sequence below is a genomic window from Terriglobales bacterium.
CCACATCGCCTCCCCCGCCAGCGGCGAGTTGGGAAAATACTCGGCCGTGCGATCGTAAAGCCGCAGCGCGTCTTCGGCGGCGCCGCGGCGCCCGCGCCGCTTCTGTGCCTCGGCCTCCGAGTCCACCGCCTCGCCGAACAGGATTCGGTCGCCGTTGGGCATGGTGGTGCGGATCACGCCGCGGTCCTGGATCCAGCCCGTGACCTGCCGCTCCGCCTCCTGGTTGGCCATCACGTGCAGCCACCCAGGGTTCCCCTGTTCCAGGATCACGATCTCGCGCCCGCGCCCTACCGGCCCGAGCTTCGATGACGTGGCGTCCGGGGAAAGATAAATCGTTGCCTCGCGAATCATCACCGCGCGAACCACGTCGGCGGCGTGCAAGGGAAGAACGGAGAGCGCTACGAAAACAAGATTGAAGACGCGATGCCGTGCCACATAATCCTCAAACGGCTTACCCCGGATGAACTCCGATCAACACGGACTTGACCCAAGGTTCGTATGGATCCCTGTCCATCCGTGGTGAGACTTGCCTCGGATTCTACACGGGACGAAGAACTCATCCCAGAACCTGCCGCAGCAAATCGGGTTCCACGTTTCCGCCGCTCACCACGGCGGCCGTCCGCCGCGCTCGCGGCAGTTCGCTCTGATGGAACCAATACGCCGCCGCAGTCACCGCGCCACTTGGCTCTGCCACCACGTGTCCGGTCCACGCCAGCCGCCGCATGGCCTCGCGAATCTCGTCTTCGCTCACCGTGACCACGTCGTCCACGAACTTGCGAATGTGCTGGAACGGAATCGGCCCCACGCTCTGCGTGCGCAGCCCGTCGGCCAGCGTGCGCGTGGTCTGCTCGGCGGGAAGCTCCACCAGGCGCCCGGCGCGGAAGCTGGCTTGAGCGTCGGCGGCCAGCGCCGGCTCCACGCCCACCACCTTCGCCTTCGATCCGGAAAGCTTGATGGCGGCGGAAATGCCGCTCACCAGTCCGCCGCCGCCGATCGGGGCAAGCACCAGCTCGACGTCGGCGAGGTCTTCGAGGATCTCCAGGCCAATCGTGCCCTGGCCGGCGATGATGCGCTCGTCGTTGAACGGCGGCACCACGCAAAGGCCGCGCTCGGCCGCGAGTTGCTCGGCGCGCCGCTGGCGCTCCAGGCTACCCGGGCCCACCAGGACGATCTCCGCTCCGAGACTCTCGGTGCGCGCGATCTTCACCTTCGGCGCGGTCCGCGGCATGACCACCGTTGCCTTCACCCCCAGCGCCTGCGCCGCGTACGACACGCCCTGGGCGTGGTTGCCGCTGGAATACGTGATGACCCCGCGGGCGCGCTCCGCGTCGGAGAGCGAAGCAATCTTGTTGTACGCCCCGCGCAGCTTGAACGAGCCGATGGGCTGCAGGCTCTCCAGCTTCAGGTGCAATCCGTCGCACGACGGGAAGTGGTAGAGCGGCGTGCGCGTGGCCACGCCGCGAATGCGCTCACGCGCCTGCTGAATGTCAGGAAGGGTAACGATGTCGCTCGTCTCCAGGATTCCAGTGCTAACCATATCAAGGAGCGAGGCGGCGCGGGAGTGCTGCAGGAATAGACACCGCTGCATGGGCCAGAGCTCCCACGTCCAGAAGCAACGGTCCAAGCTAAACGCTGCAGGCCAAGGGCCAGGAGCCAGTGGCGAGCCGCCGGCAGCTGGCCGCTAAATCTCCAGAATCACCGGCATGATCAGCGGCCTGCGCTGCGTGCTCTTCACGATGAACCGCTTCAGGTCGGCGCGGATCTTCTCCTTGATCACGCCGTAATCGCTCTTTTCCTCTTCGCTCGACGACTCCAGCGTGCCCATGACGAGGTCGCGCGCGCTGCTCAGGAATCCGTCTTCGCCCGGCGCGAAGCCCCGCGTCACGATCTCCGGCGCGCTCTCCACCTTGCCCGTCAGCTTGTTGATCGCGATGATGGGCAGCACGATGCCGTCTTCGCTCAGGTGGCGCCGGTCGCGGATCACAAGGTCTTCCACCACTTCGCCCATCGAGCCCGAGTCGATGCACACGCGGCCCACGTTGATCTTGCCCGCCTTGCGCGCGCCCAGTTCGTCGAACTCCATGATCTCGCCGCTCTCCAGCATCAGCGCCTGCCCGACCGCGCCGTGCATCGCGGCCGCCAGTTCGGCGTGACGCGAGAGCTGCCGGTACTCGCCGTGAATCGGAATGAAGTAGCGCGGCTTGACCAGGTTGATGATCAGCCGCAGCTCCTCCTGGCTGGCGTGTCCTGAAACGTGCACCGGCGGCGACGAGCCGTCTTCATAGATCACGTGCGCCTGCCGCCGGAACAGGTGGTCAATCACGCGGTAGATCGCCTTCTCGTTCCCCGGAATGATTCGCGAGGAAAGGACCACCGTGTCGCCGGTTTCGATCTTGGCGTGCTTGTGGTTGTCCACCGCCGCGCGCGACAGCGCCGACATCGGTTCGCCCTGCGTGCCGCTGATCAGCACACAAACTTTTTCCGCCGGGAAATTCTTGATCTCACCGGGATGGATCAGCAGGCCGTCGGGAATGTCCACGTAGCCCAGGTCCTGCGCGATCTCGGTCGAGTCGGTCATCGAGCGCCCGACCAGCGCCACCTTGCGCCCGTACTCGAATGCCAGGTCAATGGCCAGCTTGATCCGATGGATGGAAGACGAAAAGCAAGAAATGAACAGCCGCCCGTCGGTATTGCGGAACACGTCGTCGAACTTGCGCCGCACCGCGCGCTCGCTCGGCGTGTATCCCGGACGCTCCACGTTGGTCGAATCCTGCAGCAGCGCCAGCACGCCTTCCTTGCCGTACTCGGCGAACGTGTGCAGATCGAAAAGCCGGTTGTCTGTCGGCGTGGGGTCCACCTTGAAGTCGCCGGTGTGGATCACCACGCCCAGCGGCGTGTGGATTGCCAGCGACACGCAGTCCACCAGGCTGTGCGTCACCTGGATGGGATGGATGGTGAACGCGCCAATGCGAAAGCGCTCGCCGGCGCGAATCTCGTTCAGCGTGGCGTCGTCGAGCAGTTCGTGCTCTTCCAGCTTGTTCTCGACGTAGGCCAGCGTGAACTCGGTGCCGTACACCGGCACGTTCAGCTCGCTCAGGATCCACGGCAGGGCGCCGATATGGTCCTCGTGACCGTGCGTGAGCACGATGCCGCGCACCTGCGCGCGGTTTTCCAGCAGGAAGCTGATGTCGGGAACGACGATGTCGACGCCCAGCAGCTCCGACTCGGGAAACATCAGACCGGCGTCGATGACGATGATGTCGTCACCCCAGCGCACGGCCATGCAGTTCATGCCGAATTCGCCGAGCCCGCCTAGCGGGATGATCTGGAGCTTGCCTGAGGGCATTGAGGAGAGAGAACGATAGCTTGATGCTAGCACAATGCTTCCGCGCCTGTTCTGGCGGCGAGCCGCTAAGGAAGGCAAAAGCAAAAAGGCAAAGCAAAAGGCAAAAGCGCAACCGAGCCATCCTGGGCGAGGCGGGTGCTGCGCTCGGCGCAGTACCCGCGCGGTCGAAGGACCCCGGCGCCGAGAGCGGCATCCCCATCGCGCCGGGCCATCTACCTGACTCGACTTTGGGCAGGGAAGACGCGGCGAAGCCGCCTCCACAACCCGGTACCCGCTACTCGCCACTGGCTACTGCGTTACTCCAGGGCAGCGGCCACCGCCTCGCTCGGCTGCTCCTTGCCAAACTCGCCCTCCCAGCGCGCCACCACCACCGTCGCCAGGCAGTTGCCGACCACGTTGACCGAAGTCCGCGCCATGTCCATGAGCTGGTCCACGGCCAGCAGCGCGAACACCGGTTCGGTCGGCAGCCCGAACGAGCCCACGGTCGCGAACAGCAGAACAATCGACGCGCGTGAAACGCCGGCCACGCCTTTGCTGGTGAGCATGAGCGTGAGCATCATCATCACCTGCTGACCCACCGTGAGCGGAATGCCGGCCGCCTGCGCCACGAAGATGGACGCCATCGAGAGATACAGCGTCGACCCGTCGAGATTGAAGCTGTAGCCGGTCGGCGTGACGAACGCCACCACCGGGCGCGGCACGCCGATGGCCTCCATCGCTTCCATCGCGCGCGGCAGCGCCGCCTCCGAACTCGCCGTTCCGAACGCAATCGAAGCCGGCTCAGCGACCGCGCGCACGAACCTGCGCAGCGGAACGCGCGCCAGCAGCGCGATCGGCAGCAGCACACCGAACAGAAACACCAGCAGCGCCGTGTACAGCGTGGCCAGGAGCTTGGCCAGGTTGAACAGCACGCCCATGCCCGACGTGCCCACCGTGTACGCAATCGCCGCGCCCACGCCGAGCGGCGCCATCAGCATCACGATGTTGGTGAACTTGAACATCACCTCGGCCAGGCCCTCGCAGAACTGGAGCATCGGCCGGCGCTTTTCCTCGCACACCTGTGCCAGCGCAATGCCGAACAGGATGCTGAACACCACAACTTGCAGAATTTCGTTGTCGGCAACCGACTTCGCGATGTTCTCGGGAAACGTATGCAGAATGATTTCCGCCGGCGCGCGTTTGGCCGAGACAATCTGCTCGCCCGGCGCCGGCGGCGGCAACTTCGCGCCCACGCCGGCTTTGCTGATGTTGATGGCCGTCAGGCCGATGATCAGCGCCAGCGTGGTCACTACCTCGAAGTAGATCAGCGCCTTCAGCCCCATGCGGCCGATCTTCTTCAAGTTCGCGTGCGCCGCGATACCGCTGACCAGCGTGGCAAACAGCAGCGGCGCGATGATCACCTTGATCAGACGCAGAAAAATCTGCCCAACCACCCGCAGGTTCGCCGCCGCGGCAGGGAGGTCGTAACCAAACTCGCCGCCGGCGAGCATGAAGGTGAAAATCCACGGAGTAAGCGCGCGCCGCCGCGCCGAATACGCGGCCATGACGGCGATCGCCAGCCAGCGCGAGCCCGCCAGCAGCCACCGCGGCGCGTTCGATCCGTGATGATGTGCGAGAAATGCGGCCAGCGCCGCCGCGATGGCGAACGCAAACAGCAGCCGGCGGGCGACCACGTCCTGCGTTTCCGCCGCGCTCACCGCAACGCCTCTTCCAGTGCCGCCGCCGCGTCGGTCTTGGCGTCACGATACTTGACGATGACGGGCGCGTAGAGCGAAAGCCCCCAGTCTTTGTCCTGCGCCTTGCCGCGCTCCAGCTTGCGCGAGCCGGGCACGACCACCGCGTTTTCCGGCACGACGAGCGGCTCTGTTTCGCTTGCGCGATGCACCTCGCCGCGCACCACGTCGTAAAGTGGCGTGGATCGCGTAAGGATCACGCCCGCCCCCAGCACCGCGCGCGAGCGCACCTGCGTGCCCTCGTAAACGCCGCAGTTGCCGCCCACCAGCACATCGTCCTCGATGATGACCGGCGACGCGTTCACCGGCTCGAGCACGCCGCCAATCTGCGCCGCCGCGCTCAGGTGCACGCGCCTGCCGATCTGCGCGCAAGTGCCCACCAGCGCGTGCGAATCCACCAGCGAGCCCTCGTCCACGTACGCGCCCACGTTCACGTACATCGGCGGCATGCACACCACTCCGGGCGCGATGTACGCGCCTTCGCGAATGGACGACCCGCCTGTTGGAATGCGCACGCGGTCGCTCACGTGGAATCGCCTCGCCGGGAAGGTGTCCTTGTCCACGAACGACAGATCGCTGCCGCTCGCCGCCAGCTCGCCGATGCGAAATCCCAGCAGGATGCCCTGCTTCACCCACGCGTTCACGTGCCAGCGGCCGTCGCTCTTTTCGGCGGCGCGAATCGTGCCCGCGGTCAGCGCGGCGCGGAATTCGGTGAACGCGGAGCGGGCGGCGGCGCGATCCAGGCGGTCGCCGGCGGCGGCGAGCCGCTCAATTTCGCCCTGAAGTGGGTGCATCGCGCCGCAGTATATCGCACACGTCCGGCAGACCTCGGATGCGGCGGTCAGCACTCAGAATTCAGCGTCCGCCCTAGCGCGTGACGGGCGAAGGTGCGCAGTCTCGCCGAAGCCGCGCGTACGAGGGCGTCCGCGCCACGCGGTTCCAGGCCGCCTGGGAACGAGCTGATTGCGGCGCCACGCGGCGACACGGTACTCACAATCCGCATCACAAGCTGTTGTATGCAGACGCCGGCCCCTTTGCTGCGGCGCACACTCGTGCTCGTTGCGCATTTCGACGATGAGGCGGCGGGCTGCGGCGGTGTGTTGCAGCGCATGCGCGATCCCGTGGTGGTTTTCGGCACCGACGGCGCGCCGCGCGACGACTTCTTCTGGCGCCGCTTCGGCTCGCGCGACGCCTACGCCGCTCACCGCCGCGGAGAGGCCAGGCGCGCGCTCGCTCACGCCGGCATCACCGGCTGGGAGTCGCTGCGAGACGCCGCCGGTCACGACATCGTGGACCAGGAGCTGCTTCGCCATCTCCGCGCTGCTGCCGCGCAGCTCACGCGCCTGTGCCGCCGGCAGGGAATTGAAACTATCCTCACGCTGGCGTATGAAGGCGGACACCCCGACCACGACTGTTGCAGCGCGCTCGCCGCGGTTGTGGGGCGCGAGCTGCGCCTCGACGTTTGGGAGATGCCGCTTTATCACCGCTCGGCTGACGGCGTGGGCGTGCGCCAGCAATTTCTCTCGGGCGACTCCGGCATCGCGCTTCAGCTCACCGCCGCCGAACTCGACTGCAAGCGCGCCATGTGGGCAGCCTATGCCTCGCAGGGACTCACGCTCTCCAGCTTCGATCCCGCCATCGAGCGGCTTCGCCCGCAGGCGGCCTACGACTATACGAATCCGCCGCATCCCGGTGTCCTCAATTACGAAGCCTGGCAGTGGCCCGTCACCGGCTCGGAGGTGTGCGCCGCCTTTGCCGACCTGATGGGCGATGGTCACGCCGCCAGGGAGCCTTCCGTTGGCACACATGGGTCGCCGAGCCGGACAGGTGTGCGATGATCCGCGGCCCCGGCCTGCGCATCCTCTACGTCGCCTATCCGCTGCTGCCCGTCAGCGCCGCCAGCGCCGGCGGCGCCGAGCAGATGCTGGTCACGCTGGAAGACGCGATCGCCGCCCGCGGACACGCCACCACGGTCGCCGCCTGCGCCGGCTCGCAGGTGCGCGGTGAATTGTTCAGCACCATGCCGCCGCCGGCCTCCGGCGATCCATTCGAACCGCATGTTGGGGAGCACAATCGCCGCGTGCTGCAGCTCATTGCCCGCGAGCGCGCCGCCGGACGCCCCTTTGACCTCGTTCACGACGAAGGCGGATCGTTCTGGCGCGTTGCTTCGGAAGTCCCGGGGCCCGTCCTGCTCACCGCGCATCTTTCGCGCGAGTACTACGGCCGCGAACTGGCGCAGGCCGCCGCCAACGTCGCGGTCAACTGCGTCTCGGCTTCGCAGCGCCGCTCTTTCGCCGACGTTAACTTGCGCGCCACCGTGCGCAACGGCATTGACCTCGATCGCTTCGCCTTCCAGCCGCGCAAAGAACGATACGTGCTCTGGCTGGGACGCATTTGCCGCGAGAAGGCGCCGCACCTGGCCATCGCCGCCGCGCAGCGCGCCGGCGTTCCCCTGGTCCTCGCCGGCGAGATTTATCCCTTCGCCTGCCACCGCGAATTCTTCGAGCAGGCGGTGCGGCCCCTCATCGGCGGCACGGT
It includes:
- a CDS encoding threonine/serine dehydratase translates to MQRCLFLQHSRAASLLDMVSTGILETSDIVTLPDIQQARERIRGVATRTPLYHFPSCDGLHLKLESLQPIGSFKLRGAYNKIASLSDAERARGVITYSSGNHAQGVSYAAQALGVKATVVMPRTAPKVKIARTESLGAEIVLVGPGSLERQRRAEQLAAERGLCVVPPFNDERIIAGQGTIGLEILEDLADVELVLAPIGGGGLVSGISAAIKLSGSKAKVVGVEPALAADAQASFRAGRLVELPAEQTTRTLADGLRTQSVGPIPFQHIRKFVDDVVTVSEDEIREAMRRLAWTGHVVAEPSGAVTAAAYWFHQSELPRARRTAAVVSGGNVEPDLLRQVLG
- a CDS encoding ribonuclease J, which translates into the protein MPSGKLQIIPLGGLGEFGMNCMAVRWGDDIIVIDAGLMFPESELLGVDIVVPDISFLLENRAQVRGIVLTHGHEDHIGALPWILSELNVPVYGTEFTLAYVENKLEEHELLDDATLNEIRAGERFRIGAFTIHPIQVTHSLVDCVSLAIHTPLGVVIHTGDFKVDPTPTDNRLFDLHTFAEYGKEGVLALLQDSTNVERPGYTPSERAVRRKFDDVFRNTDGRLFISCFSSSIHRIKLAIDLAFEYGRKVALVGRSMTDSTEIAQDLGYVDIPDGLLIHPGEIKNFPAEKVCVLISGTQGEPMSALSRAAVDNHKHAKIETGDTVVLSSRIIPGNEKAIYRVIDHLFRRQAHVIYEDGSSPPVHVSGHASQEELRLIINLVKPRYFIPIHGEYRQLSRHAELAAAMHGAVGQALMLESGEIMEFDELGARKAGKINVGRVCIDSGSMGEVVEDLVIRDRRHLSEDGIVLPIIAINKLTGKVESAPEIVTRGFAPGEDGFLSSARDLVMGTLESSSEEEKSDYGVIKEKIRADLKRFIVKSTQRRPLIMPVILEI
- a CDS encoding cation:dicarboxylase symporter family transporter produces the protein MSAAETQDVVARRLLFAFAIAAALAAFLAHHHGSNAPRWLLAGSRWLAIAVMAAYSARRRALTPWIFTFMLAGGEFGYDLPAAAANLRVVGQIFLRLIKVIIAPLLFATLVSGIAAHANLKKIGRMGLKALIYFEVVTTLALIIGLTAINISKAGVGAKLPPPAPGEQIVSAKRAPAEIILHTFPENIAKSVADNEILQVVVFSILFGIALAQVCEEKRRPMLQFCEGLAEVMFKFTNIVMLMAPLGVGAAIAYTVGTSGMGVLFNLAKLLATLYTALLVFLFGVLLPIALLARVPLRRFVRAVAEPASIAFGTASSEAALPRAMEAMEAIGVPRPVVAFVTPTGYSFNLDGSTLYLSMASIFVAQAAGIPLTVGQQVMMMLTLMLTSKGVAGVSRASIVLLFATVGSFGLPTEPVFALLAVDQLMDMARTSVNVVGNCLATVVVARWEGEFGKEQPSEAVAAALE
- a CDS encoding 2,3,4,5-tetrahydropyridine-2,6-dicarboxylate N-succinyltransferase, producing the protein MHPLQGEIERLAAAGDRLDRAAARSAFTEFRAALTAGTIRAAEKSDGRWHVNAWVKQGILLGFRIGELAASGSDLSFVDKDTFPARRFHVSDRVRIPTGGSSIREGAYIAPGVVCMPPMYVNVGAYVDEGSLVDSHALVGTCAQIGRRVHLSAAAQIGGVLEPVNASPVIIEDDVLVGGNCGVYEGTQVRSRAVLGAGVILTRSTPLYDVVRGEVHRASETEPLVVPENAVVVPGSRKLERGKAQDKDWGLSLYAPVIVKYRDAKTDAAAALEEALR
- a CDS encoding PIG-L family deacetylase, producing MLVAHFDDEAAGCGGVLQRMRDPVVVFGTDGAPRDDFFWRRFGSRDAYAAHRRGEARRALAHAGITGWESLRDAAGHDIVDQELLRHLRAAAAQLTRLCRRQGIETILTLAYEGGHPDHDCCSALAAVVGRELRLDVWEMPLYHRSADGVGVRQQFLSGDSGIALQLTAAELDCKRAMWAAYASQGLTLSSFDPAIERLRPQAAYDYTNPPHPGVLNYEAWQWPVTGSEVCAAFADLMGDGHAAREPSVGTHGSPSRTGVR